Proteins from one Dermacentor variabilis isolate Ectoservices chromosome 1, ASM5094787v1, whole genome shotgun sequence genomic window:
- the LOC142556976 gene encoding lysosomal aspartic protease-like, which produces MALQTSLLLALILIGRSLGQFSIQLYWKDPNVTAILGRAPGDPISIILENYQNMQYFGVLTIGTPPQSFKLIMDTGSSNFWVPSIHCSESMLCRDHSKYDSSKSSTYTKKGRYIRIRYSGGVVRGVSSIDNVGVGPATVTQYKFSEMDHAYGKLFKNAKYDGIFGLAYPRISQNDQLPLFDAMVRQGIVRQAVFSIYMSKEPSEDDGGEIYFGGTNAERYTGDFHYVNVNQQTYWQITVDSIEVAGTRLCIGGCNAAVDSGTSFLSGPRGEVQDLHRAIGATRIGPGYYEVDCSRIPNLPAIAFSLNEKSFALQGEEYIIKIPIEGGTVRCFTRISESNGSGSRLWILGAVFMRKYYTVFDRNENRVGFATAV; this is translated from the exons ATGGCGCTCCAGACTTCCCTTCTTCTAGCTCTCATCTTGATTGGTAGGTCCCTTGGACAGTTTAG TATCCAGCTATATTGGAAGGACCCCAATGTAACCGCAATTCTAGGACGTGCGCCTGGCGACCCTATTTCCATAATCCTGGAGAACTACCAAAAC ATGCAATACTTTGGCGTCCTGACCATTGGAACCCCGCCCCAGTCTTTCAAGTTGATCATGGACACAGGCTCCAGTAACTTCTGGGTGCCGTCAATACACTGCAGTGAAAGCATGCTCTGCCGTGA CCA CTCAAAGTATGACAGCAGCAAGTCCAGCACCTACACCAAAAAGGGACGGTACATCCGGATCCGCTACAGTGGCGGTGTGGTGCGGGGCGTCTCGAGCATCGACAACGTGGGCGTCGGTCCGGCCACCGTGACGCAGTACAAGTTCTCCGAAATGGATCACGCATACGGCAAGCTGTTCAAGAACGCAAAGTATGACGGCATCTTTGGTCTAGCATACCCCAGAATCTCGCAGAACGACCAGCTGCCACTATTCGACGCCATGGTGAGGCAAGGCATCGTTCGACAGGCTGTCTTCTCAATCTACATGAGCAAGGAGCCCAGCGAGGATGATGGCGGGGAGATCTACTTTGGAGGCACCAACGCAGAACGCTACACGGGTGACTTCCATTACGTGAACGTTAACCAGCAGACTTACTGGCAGATCACCGTGGACAG CATCGAAGTTGCCGGTACAAGGCTCTGTATCGGTGGCTGCAACGCCGCGGTCGATTCTGGAACATCCTTTCTCAGCGGGCCCAGAGGAGAAGTACAAGATCTGCACAGGGCTATTGGAGCCACGCGCATTGGTCCGGGATAC TACGAAGTCGACTGCAGTCGAATACCTAATCTTCCAGCAATCGCCTTCAGTTTGAACGAGAAATCATTTGCGCTGCAAGGAGAGGAATACATCATAAAG ATCCCGATCGAGGGCGGCACTGTTCGGTGCTTCACGCGCATCTCCGAGTCGAATGGCTCGGGATCGCGACTATGGATCCTGGGTGCCGTGTTCATGCGCAAGTACTACACCGTGTTCGACAGGAACGAGAACCGCGTTGGATTCGCCACGGCAGTGTAG